A window of Castanea sativa cultivar Marrone di Chiusa Pesio chromosome 1, ASM4071231v1 contains these coding sequences:
- the LOC142632557 gene encoding uncharacterized protein LOC142632557, which yields MTGSVPKMLRIDNPFIGFSKEDAWRLHHSHDDVLVVTIQAEDYNMHRVLVDNGNSVDILYYPAFQHMGIDRERLVPTNAPLVGFGGTRVFPLGVVTLAVTIGDYPQQITKNVAFLVVDCSSAYNTIIGRPTLNSWKVVTSTYHLMIKFPTDYGVGELRGDQVAALECYVAMMEMDDHLQAMSIEERRAATEPVERLEDVSLDDSQPEQTTKIGTLADPTARQGLATFLKENRDVFTWSHKDMPGIDPSVLVHRLNVSPSFPPVRQKKRVFTQEKDRVVVEEVCKLQEVGFIREVYYPDWLVNVMMVKKSNEKLRMCVDFTNLNKACPTDSYPSRRSTSWWTLRPNTSC from the coding sequence ATGACGGGTTCTGTACCAAAAATGTTACGGATTGACAATCCCTTCATTGGATTCTCAAAAGAAGATGCATGGCGTCTTCACCATTCCCATGATGACGTGCTCGTCGTCACCATACAGGCAGAAGACTACAACATGCACCGAGTTCTTGTCGACAATGGCAACTCAGTggacatcctctactaccccgcattccaacatATGGGGATTGATAGGGAGCGGCTAGTTCCGACTAATGCCCCACTTGTCGGCTTTGGAGGAACAAGGGTATTTCCCCTTGGCGTCGTCACTTTGGCTGTAACTATTGGAGACTACCCTCAGCAGATCACCAAGAATGTAGCATTCCTCGTGGTCGATTGCTCGTCAGCCTACAATACCATCATAGGACGTCCCACCCTCAACTCGTGGAAGGTTGTAACCTCAACCTACCacttgatgataaaattccctactgattATGGAGTAGGAGAATTGAGAGGAGATCAGGTGGCCGCACTCGAGTGTTACGTAGctatgatggagatggatgaccacctCCAGGCCATGAGCATAGAAGAACGTCGGGCAGCGACAGAGCCTGTCGaaagacttgaagacgtatctcTCGACGACTCCCAACCAGAGCAGACAACCAAGATCGGCACCCTTGCGGACCCAACCGCACGACAAGGACTCGCGACCTTCTTAAAAGAAAATCGGGATGTATTCACTTGGAGCCACAAAGACATGCCAGGAATTGACCCGTCGGTCTTAGTGCACAGGTTGAATGTGTCGCCATCCTTTCCGCCCGTCcgacaaaagaaaagagttttcaCCCAAGAGAAAGATCGGGTGGTGGTAGAAGAAGTCTGCAAGCTCCAAGAGGTGGGATTCATTAGGGAAgtttactaccctgattggttggtgAATGTCATGATGGTCAAAAAGAGCAACGAAAAATTGAggatgtgtgttgacttcacgaacctaaacaaagcatgccctaCAGATAGCTACCCCTCCCGCAGGTCGACATCCTGGTGGACTCTACGGCCCAACACTAGCTGCTGA
- the LOC142632563 gene encoding uncharacterized protein LOC142632563, whose product MPQVESYDGSKDPLDHLESFKTLMHLQGVPNAIMCRAFPTTLKGPARIWFSRLTSNSIGTFKELSAQFASHFIGGHKYKKSTACLMNIKQQEDETLRSYIARFNKKALSIDEADDKILIAAFTNGPRKGKFLFSLYKNDSKTMSDVLYWATKYMNTEDALLAREEKPKKRERQEDTR is encoded by the coding sequence ATGCCGCAGGTGGAAAGCTACGACGGGTCTAAGGACCCCTTagatcacttggagtctttcaagaccttgatgcaccttcaaggaGTGCCAAACGCgatcatgtgcagagccttCCCCACCACGCTGAAGGGACCCGCGAGGATCTGGTTCAGTAGACTAACGTCCAACTCCATTGGTACCTTCAAAGAGTTAAGCGCCCAATTCGCCTCGCACTTCATTGGAGGCCACAAGTACAAGAAATCTACCGCATGCCTGATGAACATTAAGCAGCAGGAAGACGAGACGCTGAGGTCTTATATAGCTCGTTTCAACAAGAAGGCCCTCTCAATTGATgaagcagatgacaagatactcaTAGCAGCGTTCACCAACGGGCCGCGAAAGGGCAAGTTCCTATTCTCCCTATATAAGAACGACTCGAAGACCATGTCAGATGTGCTATACTGGGCGACCAAGTACATGAATACAGAAGACGCACTGTTGGCTCGAGaagagaaacccaaaaaaagggaaagacaagaagaCACGCGTTAG
- the LOC142639086 gene encoding sirohydrochlorin ferrochelatase, chloroplastic, whose amino-acid sequence MSMESLSILPHITITRSFVSEKTKTRTRTPFKWTPPKFLELPRGPSESKYLFRRKLCLSNGNGEIRRIPHVLGDRDGVIIVDHGSRRKESNLMLNDFVAMFREKTGYPIVEPAHMELAEPSIRDAFVSCVQQGADRVIVSPFFLFPGRHWHQDIPSLAAEAAKEHPDVSYIITAPLGLHDLLVDVVNDRIKHCLSHVAGDADECAACAGTSKCRLY is encoded by the exons ATGTCAATGGAGTCCTTGTCCATCCTTCCTCACATTACCATTACAAG GTCCTTTGTAAgtgaaaaaactaaaactagAACTAGAACTCCCTTTAAGTGGACACCACCTAAGTTCCTAGAACTGCCTAGAGGTCCCTCAGAAAGCAAATATTTGTTTAGAAGAAAGCTATGTTTAAGCAATGGAAATGGTGAAATCAGAAGAATTCCACATGTGCTTGGTGATAGAGATGGCGTGATCATTGTCGACCATGGTTCGCGGCGCAAGGAATCAAATCTCATGCTGA ATGACTTTGTGGCCAtgtttagagagaaaactggGTACCCAATTGTAGAGCCTGCTCATATG GAGTTGGCAGAACCATCAATAAGAGATGCATTTGTTTCTTGCGTTCAACAAGGTGCAGATCGTGTGATTGTAAGCCCATTTTTTCTCTTCCCTGGACGACACTGGCATCAG GATATTCCTTCCTTAGCTGCTGAAGCTGCAAAAGAACACCCTGATGTGTCTTATATCATTACTGCACCTCTTGGTCTGCATGATCTACTTGTg GATGTTGTTAATGATAGGATCAAGCACTGTTTAAGCCATGTAGCAGGAGATGCTGATGAGTGTGCAGCTTGTGCTGGTACAAGCAAGTGCAGGCtttattaa
- the LOC142639078 gene encoding chaperone protein dnaJ C76, chloroplastic-like, whose product MSVSVGSICQISVPIASKVQGHFDTSKSMPRWRQKSTVIRCYNKRAEGRVRAEKNYYDLLGISVKSNAQEIKEAYRKLQKKYHPDIAGQEGHEYTLMLNEAYKVLMKEDLRRQYDASIGHMRVRNGTTTYSGLAYSAWKGPLRPQALFVDENACIGCGQCAQHACNTFVMDEALACARVKVQYGDDEQKIEVSVESCPVNCIHWVDREELPALEFLIQPQPKEGYGIYGGGWERPANVFMAAKSFTKQLKQQDAMEHHQTRATREEETPAQAEARANASRKLKEERLSRIWNWMIEIFSSNMLSRD is encoded by the exons ATGTCAGTCTCTGTAGGTTCAATTTGCCAGATTTCAGTGCCAATAGCTTCCAAAGTGCAAGGCCATTTTGATACAAGCAAGTCCATGCCAAG ATGGAGACAGAAAAGCACTGTAATCAGATGTTATAACAAAAGGGCAGAAGGGAGAGTAAGAGCAGAGAAGAATTACTATGATTTGCTTGGAATTTCTGTTAAATCAAATGCacaagaaatcaaagaagctTACAGGAAGTTGCAAAAGAAGTATCACCCAGATATTGCAGGCCAAGAG GGTCATGAGTATACTCTAATGCTGAATGAGGCCTATAAGGTGCTGATGAAAGAGGATCTGAGGAGGCAGTATGATGCTTCCATTGGTCATATGAGAGTACGAAATGGGACAACAACCTACTCCGGCTTAGCTTATAGCGCATGGAAAGGGCCCTTGAGACCCCAAGCTCTCTTTGTGGATGAGAATGCATGCATAG GGTGTGGACAATGTGCGCAACATGCATGTAACACATTCGTAATGGATGAAGCACTTGCATGTGCAAGAGTCAAAGTTCAATATGGAGATGATGAACAAAAGATTGAG GTTTCAGTTGAATCATGCCCTGTGAACTGCATCCATTGGGTGGATAGGGAGGAATTGCCAGCACTTGAGTTCCTGATTCAGCCCCAGCCAAAGGAAGGGTATGGCATATATGGAGGAGGCTGGGAAAGACCTGCAAATGTTTTCATGGCAGCTAAGTCCTTCACCAAGCAGCTGAAACAGCAGGATGCCATGGAACACCATCAAA CTCGAGCAACAAGAGAAGAAGAAACCCCAGCTCAGGCTGAGGCTCGAGCTAATGCCAGCAGGAAATTAAAGGAGGAGAGGTTGTCAAGAATTTGGAATTGGATGATAGAAATTTTCAGCTCAAACATGTTGAGCAGAGACTAG